A region of Cellulophaga sp. RHA19 DNA encodes the following proteins:
- a CDS encoding MotA/TolQ/ExbB proton channel family protein encodes MLLFQDAANEVVMGESVSEEKTLSVIDLIVNGGAGSIIIIGILAILLFVALYIYFERIFAIKAASKIDKNFMNQIKDHITNGKLDAARMLCAQTDSPVARLTEKGVSRIGKPLDDINTAIENAGTLEVYKLEKNVSILATVAGAAPMIGFLGTVIGMILAFHEMASAGGQAEMGSLASGIYTAMTTTVAGLVVGIIAYIGYNHLVNRTGKVVHAMEANAVDFLDLLNEPL; translated from the coding sequence ATGTTATTGTTTCAAGATGCTGCTAATGAGGTGGTAATGGGAGAAAGTGTATCCGAAGAAAAAACACTATCGGTAATAGATTTAATTGTAAATGGTGGTGCAGGAAGTATTATCATTATAGGAATTTTAGCAATTCTATTATTTGTTGCTCTATATATTTATTTTGAAAGAATCTTTGCAATAAAGGCTGCTTCTAAAATTGATAAAAATTTTATGAATCAGATTAAAGATCATATAACAAATGGTAAGCTAGATGCTGCCCGTATGTTGTGTGCGCAAACAGATTCTCCAGTAGCAAGACTTACTGAAAAAGGGGTTTCTAGAATAGGAAAACCTTTAGATGATATAAATACAGCAATTGAAAATGCTGGAACATTAGAAGTATATAAGTTAGAGAAAAATGTAAGTATTTTAGCTACTGTTGCTGGTGCTGCACCAATGATTGGTTTCTTAGGAACTGTAATTGGTATGATTTTGGCATTCCATGAAATGGCATCTGCAGGCGGACAAGCAGAAATGGGTTCTTTAGCATCTGGTATATATACGGCAATGACAACAACTGTTGCAGGTTTAGTAGTAGGTATTATTGCTTATATTGGGTACAATCATCTTGTAAACAGAACAGGTAAGGTTGTACATGCGATGGAGGCAAACGCTGTAGACTTTTTAGATTTATTAAACGAACCACTTTAA
- the nhaD gene encoding sodium:proton antiporter NhaD, which yields METIIIIIFFVGYLAITLEHNLKIDKLIPALAMMALLWAVIALAHMPVFEVDAALRELAPSHVDEILLHHLGKTAEILVFLLGAMTIVEIIDYFNGFATIKGFIKTKSKRKLLWLFSILAFILSAIIDNLTATIVLITILQKVIRNKETRLWFAGMIIIAANAGGAWSPIGDVTTTMLWIAEKVSAAQLVEHVFVPSVICMVVPTFIASRFKAFKGNIEDVEEADSEKKSKFGSTMLYLGLGAIVFVPFFKTITHLPPYVGMMLSLAIVATFAEIYSNSKFSISNVDGESEAASHHSPVHHSLSKIELPSILFFLGILLAVAALESLGMLFHFAENLNAAIPNSDFVVMLLGAGSAVIDNVPLVAASIGMFPQGMDDPLWHFIAYSAGTGGSMLIIGSAAGVVAMGMEKIDFFWYFKKIAWLALVGFLAGAGCFILIRDFILNA from the coding sequence ATGGAGACCATTATAATAATTATTTTTTTTGTTGGTTATTTGGCAATAACCTTAGAGCACAATCTTAAAATAGATAAGTTAATACCTGCACTTGCAATGATGGCATTGTTATGGGCAGTAATAGCTTTGGCTCATATGCCAGTTTTTGAAGTTGATGCGGCTTTGCGAGAATTAGCGCCTAGCCACGTAGATGAAATTTTACTACATCATTTAGGTAAAACTGCAGAAATATTGGTCTTTTTATTAGGAGCAATGACCATTGTAGAAATCATAGATTACTTTAATGGCTTTGCAACAATCAAAGGGTTTATAAAAACAAAAAGTAAACGTAAATTATTATGGTTGTTCTCGATTCTTGCTTTTATCTTATCAGCAATTATAGATAACCTAACAGCTACAATTGTATTAATAACAATTTTACAAAAAGTAATTAGAAACAAAGAAACTCGTTTGTGGTTTGCTGGTATGATTATTATTGCGGCTAATGCAGGTGGTGCTTGGTCTCCTATTGGTGATGTTACTACAACAATGCTTTGGATTGCAGAAAAGGTTTCTGCAGCGCAATTAGTAGAACACGTATTTGTACCGTCTGTAATATGTATGGTTGTACCAACATTTATAGCTAGTAGATTTAAAGCTTTTAAAGGTAATATTGAAGATGTTGAAGAAGCAGATAGTGAAAAGAAATCTAAATTTGGATCTACAATGTTATACTTAGGTTTAGGGGCTATTGTTTTTGTTCCTTTCTTTAAAACAATAACACATTTGCCTCCTTATGTAGGTATGATGCTTTCTTTAGCTATTGTTGCAACATTTGCAGAAATATACAGTAATTCTAAATTTAGTATTTCTAATGTAGATGGTGAAAGTGAAGCTGCTTCTCATCACAGTCCAGTTCACCATTCTTTATCTAAGATAGAGTTGCCAAGTATCTTATTTTTCTTAGGTATTTTATTAGCAGTGGCTGCATTAGAATCTTTAGGTATGTTGTTTCACTTTGCAGAAAACTTAAATGCTGCAATTCCAAATTCAGATTTTGTTGTAATGTTATTAGGTGCAGGTTCTGCAGTTATAGATAACGTTCCGTTAGTAGCTGCAAGTATTGGTATGTTTCCACAAGGTATGGATGATCCATTATGGCACTTTATTGCATATTCTGCTGGTACAGGTGGTAGTATGTTAATAATAGGTTCTGCTGCAGGTGTAGTTGCAATGGGTATGGAGAAAATTGATTTCTTCTGGTATTTTAAGAAAATAGCTTGGTTAGCATTAGTAGGATTTTTAGCAGGTGCTGGCTGTTTTATTTTAATTAGAGATTTTATACTAAACGCATAA
- a CDS encoding Glu/Leu/Phe/Val dehydrogenase dimerization domain-containing protein, giving the protein MKDLLQKYEDKQPEIVFNWKDSETEAEGWTVINSLRGGAAGGGTRMRKGLDMNEVLSLAKTMEVKFTVSGPAIGGAKSGINFDPNDPRKKGVLKRWYNAVAPLLKSYYGTGGDLNVDEIHEVIPITEDAGVWHPQEGVFNGHFKPTEADKINRIGQLRLGVIKVIESSTYSPSVERKYTVADMITGFGVAEAAKHFYDIYGGTIKGKRAIVQGFGNVGAAAAYYLSQMGAKIVGIIDRDGGVINKEGFSFDEIKEFYLAKNGNTLVAENMIPFDEINKQIWGLEAEIFAPCAASRLITKEQITQLIDTGLEVITCGANVPFADKEIFFGPIMEYTDERVSLIPDFISNCGMARVFAYFMERRVEMNDELVFQDTSETIKKAMQNVYKNNASKKELSKTAFEIALKQLI; this is encoded by the coding sequence ATGAAAGATTTACTACAAAAATACGAGGATAAACAACCTGAAATAGTTTTTAACTGGAAAGATTCTGAAACTGAAGCCGAAGGGTGGACAGTTATAAATTCTTTACGTGGAGGTGCTGCCGGTGGTGGTACAAGAATGCGTAAAGGTTTAGATATGAACGAGGTTCTTTCTTTAGCAAAAACTATGGAGGTTAAGTTTACAGTTTCTGGACCAGCAATTGGTGGTGCAAAATCTGGAATTAATTTTGATCCAAATGACCCTAGAAAAAAAGGTGTTTTAAAGCGTTGGTATAATGCTGTTGCTCCTTTGTTAAAAAGTTATTATGGTACCGGTGGAGATTTAAATGTAGATGAAATACATGAAGTAATTCCTATAACAGAAGATGCTGGTGTTTGGCACCCACAAGAAGGTGTTTTTAACGGTCACTTTAAACCTACAGAAGCAGATAAAATTAACCGTATAGGTCAATTAAGACTAGGAGTAATAAAAGTAATAGAGAGTAGTACATACTCGCCATCTGTAGAGCGTAAGTATACAGTTGCAGATATGATTACTGGTTTTGGTGTTGCTGAAGCGGCAAAACATTTTTATGATATATATGGTGGTACCATTAAAGGAAAACGTGCAATAGTACAGGGTTTTGGTAATGTTGGTGCAGCAGCGGCATATTATTTAAGCCAAATGGGAGCTAAAATAGTAGGTATTATAGATCGTGATGGTGGTGTAATTAATAAAGAAGGTTTTTCTTTTGATGAAATAAAAGAATTTTACCTTGCCAAAAACGGAAACACGCTTGTAGCAGAGAATATGATTCCGTTTGATGAAATAAATAAACAAATTTGGGGATTAGAAGCAGAAATTTTTGCACCTTGTGCAGCTTCAAGATTAATTACCAAAGAGCAAATAACACAGTTAATAGATACAGGCTTAGAAGTTATTACTTGCGGCGCTAATGTACCATTTGCAGATAAAGAAATTTTCTTTGGTCCTATTATGGAATATACAGATGAGCGTGTAAGTTTAATTCCAGATTTTATATCTAACTGTGGTATGGCAAGAGTATTTGCTTACTTTATGGAAAGAAGAGTAGAAATGAATGACGAGTTAGTTTTTCAAGACACATCTGAAACCATTAAAAAAGCAATGCAGAATGTATATAAAAACAACGCATCTAAAAAAGAGCTAAGTAAAACAGCCTTTGAGATAGCATTAAAACAATTAATATAA
- a CDS encoding acyl-CoA dehydrogenase, translating to MDFKLTEEQLMIQQAARDFAQNELLPGVIERDDAQRFPKEEVKKMGELGFLGMMVDAKYGGSGLDTLSYVLVMEELSKVDASCSVIVSVNNSLVCWGLETFGNEEQKKKYLTKLTTGESIGAFCLSEPEAGSDATSQKTTAIDKGDHYILNGTKNWITNGSSADYYLVIAQTDVEKGYKGINALIVEKGAEGFEIGPKENKLGIRGSDTHSLIFNDVKVPKENRIGEDGFGFKFAMKTLSGGRIGIAAQALGIAAGAYELALKYSKQRKAFGTEIANHQAIAFKLADMHTSIEAARMLVYKAAMDKDNHENYDLSGAMAKLYASKVAMEVSVEAVQVHGGNGFVKDYHVERLMRDAKITQIYEGTSEIQKIVISRSILRD from the coding sequence ATGGACTTTAAGTTAACAGAAGAACAATTAATGATTCAGCAAGCAGCAAGAGATTTTGCTCAAAATGAATTATTACCAGGAGTAATTGAAAGAGACGACGCCCAAAGGTTTCCTAAAGAAGAAGTAAAAAAAATGGGTGAATTAGGCTTTTTAGGAATGATGGTTGATGCCAAATATGGTGGTAGCGGTCTAGACACACTATCTTACGTTCTAGTAATGGAAGAATTATCTAAGGTAGATGCTTCTTGCTCTGTAATTGTCTCTGTAAACAACTCTCTTGTTTGTTGGGGTCTAGAAACTTTTGGTAACGAAGAACAAAAGAAAAAATATTTAACAAAGTTAACTACAGGAGAAAGCATAGGCGCTTTTTGTTTATCTGAGCCTGAAGCTGGTAGTGATGCCACATCACAAAAAACTACTGCAATAGATAAAGGAGACCATTACATATTAAATGGTACTAAAAACTGGATTACCAATGGTAGTTCTGCAGATTACTACCTTGTAATTGCACAAACAGATGTAGAAAAAGGTTACAAAGGAATTAATGCACTTATTGTTGAAAAAGGTGCTGAAGGTTTTGAAATTGGTCCTAAAGAAAATAAATTAGGAATTAGAGGTAGTGACACTCACTCTTTAATTTTTAACGATGTAAAAGTACCTAAAGAAAACAGAATTGGTGAAGACGGTTTTGGTTTTAAATTTGCTATGAAAACACTTTCTGGCGGAAGAATTGGTATTGCAGCACAAGCATTAGGTATTGCAGCAGGTGCTTATGAATTAGCATTAAAATACTCTAAACAAAGAAAAGCATTTGGTACAGAGATTGCTAACCACCAAGCTATTGCTTTTAAATTAGCAGATATGCATACTTCTATTGAAGCTGCAAGAATGTTAGTTTACAAAGCTGCAATGGATAAAGACAATCATGAGAATTATGATTTATCTGGAGCTATGGCTAAATTATACGCATCTAAAGTTGCTATGGAGGTTTCTGTAGAAGCTGTACAAGTGCACGGTGGTAATGGCTTTGTAAAAGATTACCACGTAGAGCGTTTAATGAGAGATGCTAAAATTACACAGATTTACGAAGGTACTTCTGAAATTCAGAAAATAGTAATCTCTAGAAGCATTTTAAGAGATTAA
- the gltB gene encoding glutamate synthase large subunit → MKLKKQGLYLPDFEHDNCGAGFICSLKGKKSNDIIHKALEILDKLEHRGAVSSDGKTGDGAGILIDIPHDYFVEVCNFNLPEPGEYAVANIFLPQKENQRDFCISVFEENIKKQGLQLLGWRDAPVNKNVPGRIAMETEPFVKQIFIAKENSSQDYAAFNLKLYIARKVTEHTILSSKLSESGFFYVPSLSTKIIIFKGLLMPQDIKFYFKDLMDPRVVTRLALVHQRFSTNTFPTWDLAQPFRYMCHNGEINTLRGNVSRMRSREELLKSDLFGDEIKNILPIILPGKSDSATMDMVVELLLMTGRSLPEVMMIMVPEAWEKNPDMSPAKRAFYEYNSCMMEPWDGPASVPFTDGNYIGAVLDRNGLRPSRYSVTKDGYVIMSSETGVVDIEPENIEFHGRLEPGKMFLVNMEEGRIVNDEEIKEKIAQLKPYQKWLDNNLVHLKDIPYNDCPLFLGEESLEKRKSLFGYTLEDINTIILPMGKSAKEPIGSMGSDTPIAVLSEKPQLIYNYFKQLFAQVTNPPLDGIREELITDISLTLGSDHNIFDFSELHCRKLKIQNPVISKEDLDKIKNYDASPDYKVTSIPILYKIERGHNALEEALASILDQASKAIDNGTNIIILSDRNVNKDNAPIPALLALSFVNSGLQKLGKRSKLSVIIESAEPREVHHFALLFGYGASAVNPYLVNEIIGEQIEENDITDITFDEAIKNYNKGIGKGVLKVMNKIGISTLNSYRGSQLFECIGINTKVVDKYFPNTPTRIQGIGLYQIEKEIAKRHQKAFNTKEVAANLELEMGGAYRWRRDGEKHLFNPLTIAKLQKAVRNNEPSTYKEYSSLINEQSKHLMTIRGLFEFSNYDPIPIEEVEPWTDIVKRFKTGAMSYGSISKEAHENLAIAMNRIGGKSNSGEGGEDAERFYKNETGDWRNSAIKQVASGRFGVTSNYLTSAKEIQIKMAQGAKPGEGGQLPGPKVNPSIAKTRNSTPYVGLISPPPHHDIYSIEDLSQLIYDLKSANREARINVKLVSEVGVGTVAAGVAKAKADVVLISGHDGGTGASPLTSLKHAGLPWELGVAEAQQTLVMNDLRNRVVVECDGQLKTGRDVAIACLLGAEEFGFATAPLVASGCIMMRVCHLNTCPVGIATQNPELRKKFKGKPEHVVNYMYFIAQELREIMAQLGFRTVNEMVGQVQKLDRNKAIEHYKAEGIDLTPILHQVDVPVDTKLHNTQKQEHDIYKSIEFKIIEKAHPSLFRKEKLTLDFPIKNTDRAVGAIISNEISKTYGAKGLPINTLRLNFTGSAGQSFGAFATRGLTMTVNGNTNDYLGKGLSGGKLVIKVPEGATIIPEDNVITGNVTLYGATAGRAYINGKAGERFCVRNSGAKTVVEGIGDHGCEYMTGGVAVILGEVGRNFGAGMSGGIAYVFDPNKTFEKNCNKEALNLLSVDEANDIAELKDLIESHYNYTMSPLAQRLLENWENSLPMFVKVFPEEYRQALKRLEEEEKASII, encoded by the coding sequence ATGAAGCTGAAAAAACAAGGGTTATACCTACCGGATTTTGAACATGATAATTGTGGAGCTGGTTTTATCTGTAGCTTAAAAGGAAAGAAGTCTAACGACATTATACATAAAGCTTTAGAGATATTAGACAAGCTAGAACACCGTGGTGCTGTTAGTTCTGATGGCAAAACAGGAGATGGCGCTGGTATTTTAATAGATATACCACATGATTATTTTGTAGAGGTTTGTAATTTTAATTTACCAGAACCAGGTGAATATGCTGTTGCAAACATCTTTTTACCTCAAAAAGAAAACCAAAGAGATTTTTGTATCTCTGTATTTGAAGAAAACATAAAAAAGCAAGGCTTACAATTGTTAGGCTGGAGAGATGCACCTGTAAACAAAAATGTTCCAGGACGCATAGCTATGGAAACAGAGCCATTTGTGAAGCAAATATTTATTGCTAAAGAAAATAGTTCTCAAGATTATGCTGCTTTTAACCTTAAACTATACATTGCTCGTAAAGTAACAGAGCATACTATTTTAAGTTCTAAATTATCTGAAAGCGGATTTTTCTACGTTCCTAGTTTATCTACAAAAATCATTATTTTTAAAGGTCTTTTAATGCCACAAGACATTAAATTTTACTTTAAAGATTTAATGGATCCAAGAGTGGTTACAAGACTTGCTCTTGTTCACCAACGCTTTTCTACCAACACCTTTCCTACTTGGGATCTTGCACAACCGTTTAGGTATATGTGTCATAATGGAGAAATAAACACATTACGCGGTAATGTATCTAGAATGCGCTCTAGAGAAGAACTACTAAAGAGTGATTTATTTGGTGATGAAATAAAAAATATACTTCCTATAATATTACCAGGAAAATCAGATTCTGCAACAATGGATATGGTAGTAGAGCTGTTGTTAATGACTGGTAGATCTTTACCAGAAGTAATGATGATTATGGTACCTGAAGCTTGGGAAAAAAACCCAGATATGTCTCCTGCAAAAAGAGCATTTTACGAGTATAACTCTTGTATGATGGAGCCGTGGGATGGACCCGCATCTGTACCTTTTACAGATGGCAACTATATTGGAGCAGTTCTAGACCGTAACGGATTAAGACCCTCTAGATACTCTGTTACTAAAGATGGCTACGTAATTATGTCATCAGAAACTGGTGTAGTAGATATAGAACCAGAAAACATTGAGTTTCATGGACGTTTAGAGCCAGGAAAAATGTTTTTAGTAAATATGGAAGAAGGCCGTATTGTTAATGATGAAGAAATAAAAGAAAAAATTGCTCAATTAAAGCCTTACCAAAAATGGTTAGATAATAATTTGGTGCATTTAAAAGACATCCCTTATAACGACTGCCCTTTATTTTTAGGAGAAGAAAGCTTAGAAAAAAGAAAATCACTTTTTGGCTATACGTTAGAAGATATAAACACCATTATATTACCAATGGGTAAGTCTGCCAAAGAGCCTATTGGCTCTATGGGATCTGATACGCCAATTGCCGTTTTATCTGAAAAGCCACAACTTATATACAACTACTTTAAGCAACTATTTGCCCAAGTAACAAATCCTCCTTTAGATGGTATTAGAGAAGAGCTAATTACAGATATTAGCTTAACCCTTGGTAGTGATCATAATATTTTTGACTTTTCAGAATTACACTGTCGCAAATTAAAAATTCAGAATCCTGTAATATCTAAAGAAGATTTAGATAAGATAAAAAACTATGATGCTAGTCCAGATTACAAAGTAACATCTATTCCTATTCTGTACAAAATAGAACGTGGACACAACGCCCTAGAAGAAGCATTGGCATCTATATTAGACCAGGCATCTAAAGCAATAGATAACGGTACAAATATTATCATTTTATCAGACAGAAATGTAAACAAGGACAATGCTCCTATACCTGCGCTATTGGCATTATCTTTTGTAAATAGCGGACTGCAAAAATTAGGTAAAAGATCTAAACTTAGTGTAATTATAGAATCTGCAGAGCCAAGAGAAGTGCATCATTTTGCATTATTATTTGGTTATGGAGCTAGTGCTGTAAACCCTTATTTGGTTAACGAAATTATAGGTGAACAGATAGAAGAAAATGACATTACAGACATTACTTTTGATGAAGCTATAAAAAACTACAACAAAGGTATTGGAAAAGGCGTGTTAAAGGTTATGAACAAAATAGGGATATCTACCTTAAACTCTTACCGAGGATCCCAATTGTTTGAGTGTATTGGTATAAACACCAAAGTGGTAGATAAATATTTTCCAAACACACCTACAAGAATACAAGGTATTGGCTTATACCAAATAGAAAAAGAAATAGCAAAAAGACACCAAAAAGCATTTAACACTAAAGAAGTAGCAGCTAATTTAGAGTTAGAAATGGGTGGCGCATATAGATGGCGTAGAGATGGAGAAAAACACTTATTTAACCCACTTACTATTGCCAAATTACAAAAAGCAGTTCGTAATAACGAACCAAGCACATACAAGGAATACTCTAGTTTAATAAATGAACAATCTAAACATTTAATGACCATTAGAGGTTTGTTTGAGTTTTCTAACTATGACCCAATTCCTATTGAAGAGGTAGAACCATGGACAGATATTGTAAAGCGATTTAAAACTGGAGCAATGTCTTACGGATCTATTAGCAAGGAAGCTCATGAAAATTTAGCCATTGCAATGAACCGTATTGGCGGCAAAAGCAACTCTGGTGAAGGTGGTGAAGATGCAGAACGTTTTTATAAAAACGAAACTGGAGATTGGAGAAACAGCGCTATAAAACAAGTTGCTTCAGGTAGGTTTGGTGTTACATCTAACTACCTAACAAGTGCTAAGGAAATACAAATTAAAATGGCACAAGGTGCTAAACCTGGTGAAGGTGGACAATTGCCTGGACCAAAAGTAAATCCTTCTATAGCAAAAACAAGAAACTCTACTCCGTATGTAGGGCTTATCTCCCCTCCTCCACATCATGATATTTATTCAATTGAAGATTTATCTCAATTAATTTACGATTTAAAATCTGCTAACAGAGAAGCAAGAATAAACGTAAAATTAGTATCAGAAGTTGGTGTAGGTACTGTAGCTGCGGGTGTAGCAAAAGCAAAAGCAGATGTTGTATTAATTTCTGGTCACGATGGTGGCACAGGAGCATCTCCTTTAACATCTTTAAAACACGCAGGTTTACCATGGGAGCTAGGTGTTGCAGAAGCACAACAAACCTTAGTGATGAACGACCTTAGAAACAGGGTTGTTGTAGAATGCGACGGACAACTAAAAACAGGTCGTGATGTAGCAATTGCCTGTCTGCTTGGAGCAGAAGAATTTGGTTTTGCTACCGCTCCTTTAGTGGCTTCTGGCTGTATTATGATGCGTGTTTGCCACTTAAACACTTGTCCGGTTGGTATTGCTACTCAAAACCCTGAACTGCGTAAAAAGTTTAAAGGAAAACCAGAACACGTAGTTAACTACATGTACTTTATTGCTCAAGAACTAAGAGAAATAATGGCGCAACTAGGCTTTAGAACTGTAAACGAAATGGTAGGTCAGGTTCAAAAACTAGATCGCAACAAAGCTATAGAACATTATAAAGCAGAAGGCATAGACCTTACTCCTATTTTACACCAAGTAGATGTACCTGTAGATACCAAACTTCACAACACACAAAAACAAGAGCACGATATATATAAATCTATAGAGTTTAAAATTATAGAAAAAGCACACCCATCTTTATTTAGAAAAGAAAAACTAACCTTAGATTTTCCTATTAAAAATACAGACAGAGCAGTTGGTGCAATTATAAGTAATGAAATTTCTAAGACCTATGGTGCAAAAGGCTTACCTATAAACACGCTACGTTTAAACTTTACTGGTTCTGCCGGACAAAGTTTTGGTGCCTTTGCAACCAGAGGTTTAACAATGACAGTTAATGGTAATACTAATGATTATTTAGGAAAAGGATTATCTGGAGGTAAATTAGTAATAAAAGTACCGGAAGGTGCCACTATAATTCCAGAAGACAATGTTATTACAGGTAATGTAACCTTATATGGTGCTACTGCTGGTAGAGCCTATATAAATGGTAAAGCAGGTGAACGTTTTTGCGTTCGTAACTCTGGAGCAAAAACTGTTGTAGAAGGCATTGGAGACCATGGTTGTGAATATATGACTGGTGGTGTAGCTGTAATTTTAGGCGAAGTAGGTCGTAATTTTGGAGCAGGTATGAGTGGCGGTATTGCTTATGTATTTGACCCAAACAAAACGTTTGAAAAAAACTGCAATAAAGAAGCTCTTAATTTACTTTCTGTAGATGAAGCCAATGATATTGCAGAACTAAAAGACCTTATAGAAAGTCATTACAATTATACTATGAGTCCTCTGGCACAACGCTTGCTAGAAAACTGGGAAAACAGTTTACCAATGTTTGTTAAAGTATTCCCTGAAGAATACCGTCAAGCATTAAAAAGATTAGAAGAAGAAGAAAAAGCTAGCATAATATAA
- a CDS encoding glutamate synthase subunit beta, producing the protein MGKITGFLEFERKIEDYAPVEERIKNYKEFTQPLKETELKDQGARCMDCGVPFCHSGCPLGNLIPDFNDAVYKGKWEKAASILHSTNNFPEFTGRLCPAPCEEACVLGINEDPVSIENIEKNIVETAFSNGWITAQPPKTRTGKKVAVVGSGPAGLATAQQLNRAGHLVTVFERDAKVGGLLRYGIPDFKMEKNVIDRRLEVLKEEGIVFKTNTHIGVDIDANTLKEDFDAVVLSGGATVRRNLPIKGAELKGVVQAMDFLKQNNKRVDGITDLGEEIKATNKDVIVIGGGDTGSDCIGTSIRHGATSVSNFEIMSKATPERPADQPWPFWPMRLRTSSSHKEGAERFFSISTKEFVGDKDGNLKGLITSEVEWIKTPGQRPSLKEVPGTEKEWKCDLVLLAMGFTGSEMTVAQQLGLEADPRTNIKASAKNYMTNVPGVFVAGDQRRGQSLIVWAISEGRQAAHHVDVYLTGSSTLPLKGEGDLPRV; encoded by the coding sequence ATGGGAAAGATAACTGGATTTTTAGAGTTCGAAAGAAAAATAGAAGACTATGCTCCTGTAGAAGAGCGTATAAAAAATTATAAAGAATTTACACAACCATTAAAGGAAACTGAATTAAAAGACCAAGGTGCACGTTGTATGGATTGCGGAGTTCCGTTTTGCCATAGTGGATGCCCATTAGGAAATTTAATTCCAGATTTTAATGATGCGGTTTACAAAGGAAAATGGGAAAAAGCTGCAAGCATATTGCACTCTACCAATAACTTCCCTGAATTTACTGGTCGCTTATGCCCTGCTCCATGCGAGGAAGCTTGTGTATTAGGTATTAATGAAGACCCTGTGTCTATAGAAAATATTGAAAAAAATATTGTTGAAACTGCTTTTTCCAACGGATGGATAACTGCACAACCGCCAAAAACTAGAACAGGTAAAAAAGTTGCTGTTGTAGGGTCTGGACCTGCTGGTTTAGCTACTGCACAACAATTAAACAGAGCCGGACATTTGGTTACTGTTTTTGAGCGTGATGCTAAAGTTGGTGGATTATTAAGATACGGCATTCCTGATTTTAAGATGGAGAAAAACGTTATTGACCGTAGATTAGAAGTACTAAAAGAAGAAGGCATAGTGTTTAAAACCAATACACATATTGGTGTAGATATTGATGCAAACACCTTAAAAGAAGATTTTGATGCTGTTGTACTTTCTGGTGGCGCTACAGTACGTAGAAACTTACCAATAAAAGGAGCAGAACTAAAAGGTGTTGTACAAGCAATGGACTTTTTAAAACAAAATAACAAACGCGTAGATGGCATTACAGATTTAGGCGAAGAAATAAAAGCAACCAACAAAGATGTTATTGTTATTGGTGGTGGAGATACTGGATCTGACTGCATAGGAACATCTATACGCCATGGTGCTACTTCTGTCTCTAATTTTGAGATTATGAGCAAAGCAACTCCAGAGAGGCCTGCAGACCAGCCTTGGCCGTTTTGGCCTATGCGTTTACGTACAAGCTCTTCTCATAAAGAAGGTGCAGAACGTTTCTTTAGCATTTCTACCAAGGAATTTGTTGGAGATAAAGATGGTAATTTAAAAGGATTAATTACCTCAGAAGTAGAGTGGATTAAAACTCCAGGACAAAGACCAAGCCTAAAAGAAGTTCCTGGAACAGAAAAAGAATGGAAATGCGACTTAGTTTTGCTTGCAATGGGTTTTACAGGATCGGAAATGACTGTAGCTCAACAACTAGGCTTAGAAGCAGATCCTAGAACAAATATTAAAGCCTCTGCAAAAAACTATATGACTAACGTACCTGGTGTTTTTGTAGCTGGCGACCAAAGAAGAGGTCAATCTTTAATAGTATGGGCCATCTCTGAAGGCAGACAGGCTGCGCATCACGTAGATGTTTACCTAACAGGAAGTTCTACTTTACCATTAAAAGGAGAAGGCGATTTACCTAGAGTTTAG
- a CDS encoding cold-shock protein → MSNGTVKFFNDSKGFGFITPDDGGKDVFVHISGLTHEIAEGDKVSYDVEEGKKGPNAVNVEVL, encoded by the coding sequence ATGAGTAACGGTACAGTAAAATTTTTTAACGACTCTAAAGGTTTCGGTTTTATCACTCCAGATGATGGTGGTAAAGACGTTTTTGTTCACATCAGTGGATTAACTCACGAAATAGCTGAAGGAGACAAAGTTAGTTATGACGTTGAAGAAGGTAAAAAAGGACCTAATGCAGTAAACGTTGAAGTCCTTTAA